Genomic segment of Armatimonadota bacterium:
GCATGTTCGTTAGCGCCATCATTGTGGCCAATGCCCACAGACCGCGGCGGGTCATGCTGCATCTCCTGGTCCCAGGCGAATGAATTCGCGGCTACAAGGACACGAAGTCCACCTGCGTGGACTGAGTCCTACTTCATCAGCTTCAGCTCGTAGATCGTCTGGATCAGCTCCTCGGACGACTTCGGCTTGGCCGATTCGAGCGCCCGCTTGACCATCGACTGAGCCTCTACCCGCTTGTAACCGAGTTGGAGAAGCACTTCGACTGCATCGGTCTCGATGTCATCCTTCGGGATCAGCTCGGCGGCGATATCCTCATCCTGGAGCAGCGCAAACTTGCCCGCCTTGCCCTGGAGAGTGGCGATGATCTGCCTCGCCTTCTTCTCGCCGATGCCTGGGAGCGTCGAGAGCGCTTTGTGGTCGCCCGCCTCGACGGCCTCCGCGACCGAATGGAACGACCTCGTGAGGGCGCGCACCGCTGTCTTGGGACCCATATTGGCGACCGTAATGAACAGCTCGAAGAACTCGCGTTCGACCTCGTTGGTGAAGCCGATCAGGCGCGGAACCATCCGCGATTGGTTGTTCTCATAGTAGTGATAGGTGACCAGCGTAACGTCGCGGCGCTCGTCTTCGCTCTTCTTGATGAGGGCCTGCATGACCGTCGCCGGCGCCATGACCTCATACCCGATGCCTCCCGACCAGATGATGACTTCGCTGTCACCTCGCAGAGCGATACTTCCTCGGATATACGAGATCATGTCTGCAGTCTCCCCCGCCTTACAAGATGACAGAGCGCGATCGCAAGCGCATCGGTGACATCGAACGGATCGGGGACGCTCTTCAGTCTGAGTCGCATCCCCACCATACGGCCCACCTGCTCCTTGCTCGCGCGGCCGTTTCCCGTAAGCGAACTCTTGACGTGCGTCGGAGCGTAGCTGAAAACCGGGACCTGGTTGACTCCCGCGGCCAGACAGATCACCCCTCGGGCATGGCCCATGAGCACGGCGACGCGAGGCCTCTCGTAATGGGTATAGACCTCTTCGAGCGAGAGCGCGTCCGGTCGGAACTCCGTGATCAACTCCTGGATGCCGTGGAAAATGGTCGAGAGCCGTTGCTCGATCGGAAGCTTCGCGGATGCGCGAATGACGCCGCCCTCCAGCAGGACGGGTTCGTCCCCAACCGCCTCGATGATTCCGTAGCCGGTGGTGACCAGGCCGGGGTCAACGCCGAGAATCCGCAGCTGGTTGTCTCGCTCGACCGCCACTTTGCGCCCCGCGTTCCGAGTCAGAGAATCGCACATCTGTTCTGCCCGGGCTCGCAGCAATTGTAGCACTTGAGCGGCGCGGTTGTAAAGGCAAACCGGATGTGATAAACTCACGCTGAGGCTAACTGATGCCCGTATCACGGAATCCGGCCATGCCTGACAATCGAGTCGGGACGCTCTCCCGGCTTATCCTGATAGCCTTCTTCGTAGCGTTGATTCCCGCCGGATGCGCGCGCAAGCCGTCGAAGTCTCCTGAGGTGAGACCGCCCGTCAAACAGACGGAAGCGGAGCAGGAGCGGCGGAAGATCGACGCGAAGTTTGAAGGGGCCCGCGTGACCTGGGACGACGACAAGGGCAACCGCCTGTGGGAGGCCGGATTCGAATCAGCGACCGCCGCCGCGACGGAAGGCGCATCTTCTACCGTGGAACTGACGAACGTGAAGGCGAGCCTCTACGAGGACGGCAAGGTCGTCAGCAGCATGGTTGCGCCCAGAGTCGTTGCGGACAGCGGCAAGAAGCAGGTCCGGGCATTCGGCGGAGTCAAGGTTACATCGCTGCTTGACGGAACCACCGCGACGGCCGAGGAGATGCTGTGGAAACCGAACGAGAACACTATCTCCGGCAGGGGCGACGTCATCATGCGGAAGGGCAACATGACCGTCCGGGCGCAGGACATCACCGCCGACACCGCCCTCAGGAGGGCAAGACTCAGCAAGGCGGAGGCCATCCTATGACATGTCGAATGAGACGGACCGGCATTCTGATCGCCGCGATCGCCGCGCTATGCGCCTGTCTGTTCCTCGGCGCGGCCCGTGGACTCGCCATCGGAGGGGTCAGGCTCTCCGGCGACATGGAGATCAGCGACGAGAAGGTGGAACTGACCAACGGCGCGGAGATGGAACTCAGCGGCGCTACGTGGAAGTGCGAGATATGCGGCAAGACCGTGAAGGAGGCGCTGATCACCGCGAAGAAGATCACCGCCGATCTAAAGAAGTCCGCGGACAAGAAGCTCATTGTCGCTGGGGCGGTCGCCGGGCCCGAAGTCGTCATCCACGCCAGACAGGTGGACAAGGCCAAGAAGTCCGTGCGGCTCATCCATGCGACCGCAGACAAGGCGGAGTACACACCCCAGGCCTCTCCCACGGCGGATGAGACCATCGTTCTGACTGGCAGCGCGGCCGTCAGGATCACCGACCCGGACCTAACGGAACCGGCTACGCTCACCGGAAGCTCGATCACCATCTATCTGAACAGGAACAAGATCAGCGCGAAGGGCGGCGACATGAGGATCAAACCCAGGGAGGGGGAGCAGCCATAACACCCGAGGCCACGATAACGACCGAGAGTCTCATCAAGACTTACAAAGGGCGGAACGTGGTGGACGACGTCTCACTCGAGATGAAACGCGGCGAGATCGTCGGGCTCCTCGGCCCGAACGGCGCGGGCAAGACAACCACTTTCTACATGATAGTCGGGCTGATCCACCCGGCCGCCGGCAGGGTCTACCTCGAAGGCCGCGACATCACCGGCATGCCGATGTACCAGCGCGCGCGGCACGGGATCGGGTACCTTGCGCAGGAGCCGTCGGTCTTCCGCAAACTGACCGTCTCAGAGAACATCCTCCTGGTGCTCGAGCTCGCGGGCATGCCGAAGAAGGAACGCAAG
This window contains:
- a CDS encoding Holliday junction branch migration protein RuvA, with the protein product MISYIRGSIALRGDSEVIIWSGGIGYEVMAPATVMQALIKKSEDERRDVTLVTYHYYENNQSRMVPRLIGFTNEVEREFFELFITVANMGPKTAVRALTRSFHSVAEAVEAGDHKALSTLPGIGEKKARQIIATLQGKAGKFALLQDEDIAAELIPKDDIETDAVEVLLQLGYKRVEAQSMVKRALESAKPKSSEELIQTIYELKLMK
- the ruvC gene encoding crossover junction endodeoxyribonuclease RuvC; this translates as MCDSLTRNAGRKVAVERDNQLRILGVDPGLVTTGYGIIEAVGDEPVLLEGGVIRASAKLPIEQRLSTIFHGIQELITEFRPDALSLEEVYTHYERPRVAVLMGHARGVICLAAGVNQVPVFSYAPTHVKSSLTGNGRASKEQVGRMVGMRLRLKSVPDPFDVTDALAIALCHLVRRGRLQT
- the lptC gene encoding LPS export ABC transporter periplasmic protein LptC — protein: MPDNRVGTLSRLILIAFFVALIPAGCARKPSKSPEVRPPVKQTEAEQERRKIDAKFEGARVTWDDDKGNRLWEAGFESATAAATEGASSTVELTNVKASLYEDGKVVSSMVAPRVVADSGKKQVRAFGGVKVTSLLDGTTATAEEMLWKPNENTISGRGDVIMRKGNMTVRAQDITADTALRRARLSKAEAIL